From Oncorhynchus clarkii lewisi isolate Uvic-CL-2024 unplaced genomic scaffold, UVic_Ocla_1.0 unplaced_contig_10858_pilon_pilon, whole genome shotgun sequence, the proteins below share one genomic window:
- the LOC139403904 gene encoding voltage-gated potassium channel regulatory subunit KCNG4-like, whose amino-acid sequence MPIISNANHDFTNYSVSSDNSSLDRFFTEIPETETVKGVYYQSAQLLRNDPNGAWPSVDHTLQALINVGGNRYTFPWTTLEQFPLTRLGRLRSSPEDIASLCDDYDETQREYFFDRNPTAFRVILNFLAAGKLRLLRELCAVSLHDELDYWGVDPAHMERCCRRRMLTRVEEVAERERKEEEWRQRRMKLQRLPLLAETETGYRRLMSRLREVVENPHSGLAGKMFACFSVIMVAVTVISLCISTMPDLRQEESKGECSQKCRHMFVVETVCVAWFSLEFMLRFLHARSKLEFARGPLNIIDAVAILPYYISLVVVENNTLEDGSAGAGRGYLDKLGLVLRLMRALRILYVMRLARHSLGLQTLGLTMQRSTQEFSLLLLFITVGMALFSPMVHLAESELAPNAATAPQHSFSSIPASYWWAIISMTTVGYGDMVPRSIPGQVVALSSILSGILIMAFPATSIFHMFSRSYQELKLEHERLWKEETGAALAADNLENRREREVEREAEVEMKAEAVAETDSYWPRRRDFVDSLCQSPGYAPGLGGNRGMMGGMTEGQQAMLPAGGNRGMTEEQQAMLPAGGNRGMMGGMTEGQQAMLPAGGNRGMMGGMTEGQQAMLPAGGNRGMMGGMTEG is encoded by the exons ATGCCCATCATCAGCAACGCTAACCATGACTTCACCAACTACTCGGTCAGCAGTGACAACAGCAGTCTGGACCGTTTCTTCACAGAgatcccagagacagagacagtcaaggGAGTGTACTATCAGAGTGCCCAGCTGCTCCGCAACGACCCCAATGGGGCCTGGCCCTCTGTCGACCACACCCtgcag GCCTTGATCAACGTAGGGGGTAACCGCTACACGTTCCCCTGGACCACCCTGGAGCAGTTCCCTCTCACCCGGCTTGGGCGGCTTCGCTCCAGCCCCGAGGACATCGCCAGCCTCTGTGACGACTACGACGAGACCCAGAGGGAGTACTTTTTCGACCGGAACCCCACAGCGTTCCGGGTCATCTTGAACTTCCTGGCGGCCGGGAAGCTCCGCCTCCTGCGAGAGCTGTGCGCGGTGTCACTGCACGATGAGCTGGACTACTGGGGGGTCGACCCCGCCCACATGGAACGCTGCTGCCGCCGGCGCATGTTGACACGTGTCGAGGAG GTGGCGGAGCGTGAGCgtaaggaggaggagtggagacagaggaggatgaaGCTACAGAGGCTACCCCTGTTGGCTGAGACGGAGACGGGCTACCGCAGGCTGATGAGCAG GttgagagaggtggtggagaacCCCCACTCCGGCTTGGCAGGGAAGATGTTCGCCTGCTTCTCTGTGATCATGGTAGCTGTGACAGTCATCAGCCTCTGTATCAGCACCATGCCTGATCTACGCCAAGAGGAGAGCAAG GGCGAGTGTTCCCAGAAGTGTCGTCACATGTTTGTTGTGGAGACGGTGTGCGTAGCCTGGTTCTCCTTGGAGTTCATGCTGCGGTTCCTCCATGCTCGATCCAAACTAGAATTTGCCCGCGGGCCCCTGAACATCATTGACGCTGTGGCCATCCTACCCTACTACATTTCTCTGGTGGTGGTGGAAAACAACACGCTGGAGGATGGCAGTGCAGGAGCAG GTAGGGGGTACCTGGACAAGCTGGGTCTGGTCCTGCGGCTGATGCGTGCGTTGCGTATCCTGTACGTGATGCGGCTGGCGCGCCACTCCCTGGGTCTCCAGACCCTGGGCCTGACCATGCAACGCAGCACCCAAGAGTTCAGCCTCCTCCTGCTCTTCATCACCGTCGGCATGGCCCTCTTCTCTCCCATGGTGCACCTGGCCGAGAGCGAGCTGGCGCCCAACGCCGCCACCGCGCCCCAGCACAGCTTCAGCAGCATCCCAGCTTCCTATTGGTGGGCCATCATCTCCATGACGACCGTGGGCTACGGGGACATGGTGCCGAGGAGCATCCCGGGTCAGGTGGTAGCGCTGAGCAGCATCCTGAGTGGAATTCTCATCATGGCGTTTCCTGCTACTTCCATCTTCCACATGTTCTCCAGGAGCTACCAGGAGCTGAAGCTGGAGCACGAGAGGCTGTGGAAGGAGGAGACGGGCGCCGCTCTGGCCGCTGACAacctggagaacaggagggaaagggaggtggagagggaggcgGAAGTAGAGATGAAGGCGGAAGCTGTCGCGGAAACGGACAGCTACTGGCCCAGACGCCGAGACTTTGTGGATTCTCTGTGCCAGTCCCCAGGCTATGCTCCCGGCTTAGGGGGGAacagagggatgatgggaggGATGACAGAGGGACAGCAGGCTATGCTCCCGgctggggggaacagagggatgACAGAGGAACAGCAGGCTATGCTCCCGgctggagggaacagagggatgatgggaggGATGACAGAGGGACAGCAGGCTATGCTCCCGgctggagggaacagagggatgatgggaggGATGACAGAGGGACAGCAGGCTATGCTCCCGgctggagggaacagagggatgatgggaggGATGACAGAGGGGTAG
- the LOC139403901 gene encoding beta-1,3-galactosyltransferase 1-like yields MAEGRRYCGWSRFRWCFLILLLIATVFFYFGDRSVEWVPSLDRASKWWAELRGGSVSRSGSTNTSSEAVSINSTGFTIDAHETASANSTDRQTSLIHSTQQAIELNTTHHETSSITSALTIITNLITEVKAVLATPPPYVSPGPYHVEYPSEYIFILDEPEKCREQKPFLVLMVPVAPYNRDAREAVRRTWGSERQVLGREVRLFFLLGLPSGEETEQLQEKVLQESKEHQDLLQSDFIDSYKNLTIKTMVMMEWLSSRCPNASYAMKIDSDMFLNVNTLVNMLLHAPTQNYQTGLVAQWAAVLRDRNSKWYLPKEVFPEPVYPPYALGLGYVFTLDLPRKLVEASRHVKAVYIEDVYLGLCMRHLGIRPTDPPSGNLFQVFPVAYDRCTYSRLIATTTHSITHQVNVWTDLHKPGPPC; encoded by the coding sequence ATGGCTGAAGGCAGGAGATACTGTGGGTGGTCCCGTTTCCGTTGGTGTTTTCTCATCCTGCTCCTCATAGCAACGGTCTTCTTCTACTTCGGCGATCGGTCAGTAGAGTGGGTCCCTTCACTAGACAGGGCGTCAAAATGGTGGGCGGAATTGCGTGGCGGTTCAGTCAGCAGATCTGGTTCTACCAACACCAGTAGCGAAGCAGTTTCTATCAACTCCACTGGTTTTACCATAGACGCTCATGAAACTGCGTCTGCCAATTCAACAGATCGTCAGACTTCACTTATCCACTCTACTCAACAGGCCATCgaactcaacacaacacatcatgaAACTAGTTCCATCACCTCTGCACTGACCATCATCACTAATCTGATCACAGAGGTCAAGGCAGTTCTGGCCACTCCTCCTCCGTATGTGTCCCCAGGACCGTACCATGTAGAATACCCATCAGAGTACATCTTCATCCTGGATGAGCCAGAGAAATGCCGGGAGCAGAAACCCTTCCTGGTTCTGATGGTGCCAGTGGCGCCCTATAACAGGGACGCTCGTGAGGCCGTCCGCAGGACTTGGGGCAGTGAGAGGCAGGTACTGGGCAGAGAGGTCCGTCTGTTCTTCCTGCTGGGACTGCccagtggagaggagacagagcagcTCCAGGAGAAGGTGCTGCAGGAGAGCAAAGAGCACCAGGATCTGCTGCAGAGCGACttcatagacagctacaaaaaccTGACCATCAAGACCATGGTGATGATGGAGTGGCTGAGCTCTCGCTGCCCCAACGCCTCCTACGCCATGAAGATCGACTCAGACATGTTCCTCAACGTGAACACCTTGGTCAACATGCTGCTTCACGCTCCAACGCAGAACTACCAGACTGGACTAGTGGCCCAATGGGCCGCTGTTCTAAGAGACCGTAACTCGAAATGGTACCTTCCAAAGGAGGTGTTTCCTGAACCGGTATACCCACCTTATGCTCTGGGCCTGGGCTATGTCTTCACCTTAGACCTCCCCAGGAAGCTGGTGGAGGCGTCCAGGCATGTTAAAGCCGTCTACATAGAGGATGTGTATCTGGGACTGTGTATGAGACACCTGGGCATCCGGCCTACTGACCCCCCCAGTGGAAACCTCTTCCAGGTTTTCCCTGTGGCTTATGACCGCTGCACTTACTCACGGCTGATAGCCACCACCACACACAGTATCACTCACCAGGTCAACGTATGGACAGACCTACACAAACCTGGTCCTCCCTGCTGA